In the genome of cyanobacterium endosymbiont of Braarudosphaera bigelowii, one region contains:
- the plsX gene encoding phosphate acyltransferase PlsX, which translates to MAGNRARIAVDAMGGDYAPIEIIKGAIRASRELDVDILLVGDRQQIQASFQDSNKFSNIEVVDADEIIAMHEGINELRRKPKASINVAMDLVKKNRADAVISAGHSGAAMGAATLKLGRLKGIDRPAIGAVFPTLIVNKSVIVLDVGANVDCRPKYLEQFALMGTVYSRYVMGVESPKVGLLNIGEEPNKGNDLALTTYKLLKDNKVIPFVGNAEGRDVLSGKFDVIICDGFVGNVLLKFAEAVGDIVLQIIQEELPQGWKGLLGTTILKPNLKKLKQRIDHAEHGGGLLLGVAGICIISHGSSQAPSIFNAIRLAKEAVDHKVLEQINSYGDKLMSDNSN; encoded by the coding sequence ATGGCAGGAAATCGAGCAAGAATAGCAGTAGATGCTATGGGAGGAGATTATGCTCCTATAGAAATTATAAAAGGGGCTATCCGAGCCTCAAGAGAATTAGATGTGGATATTCTGTTGGTAGGTGATCGTCAACAAATTCAAGCATCTTTTCAAGATAGTAATAAGTTTTCTAATATTGAAGTAGTAGATGCAGATGAAATAATCGCTATGCACGAAGGAATTAACGAACTTCGTCGTAAGCCTAAAGCTTCAATCAATGTTGCTATGGACTTAGTTAAAAAAAATCGTGCAGATGCAGTGATATCCGCTGGACATTCTGGAGCAGCCATGGGAGCTGCTACTCTTAAATTAGGACGTCTTAAAGGCATTGATCGTCCAGCTATTGGAGCTGTTTTTCCAACTCTTATAGTGAACAAGTCGGTTATTGTTTTGGACGTAGGAGCTAATGTAGATTGTCGTCCTAAATACTTAGAACAATTTGCTCTAATGGGAACAGTTTATAGTAGATATGTGATGGGAGTAGAAAGTCCAAAAGTAGGGCTACTAAATATTGGAGAAGAACCAAATAAAGGAAACGATCTTGCTTTAACAACTTATAAGTTGTTAAAAGATAATAAAGTGATTCCTTTTGTTGGTAATGCAGAAGGCCGAGATGTACTTTCGGGAAAATTTGACGTTATTATTTGTGATGGCTTTGTAGGTAATGTTTTGCTCAAATTTGCTGAAGCAGTTGGTGACATAGTTTTACAAATTATACAGGAAGAGCTACCCCAAGGTTGGAAAGGATTGCTAGGGACAACTATATTAAAACCCAATCTAAAAAAACTCAAACAACGGATAGATCATGCTGAACATGGTGGTGGTTTATTATTGGGGGTAGCTGGCATTTGTATTATTAGCCATGGTAGTTCCCAAGCTCCATCAATCTTTAATGCAATTCGTTTAGCTAAAGAAGCTGTTGATCATAAAGTATTAGAACAGATTAATTCTTATGGAGATAAGCTAATGTCAGATAACTCTAATTAA
- a CDS encoding beta-ketoacyl-ACP synthase III has translation MAITGCGSATPKQIMTNNDISHLVDTSDEWIYTRTGIKERRLATNNLSLSDLSAEAAVKGIAMAGLSPSDIDLIILATSTADDLFGSASKIQNILKAENAVAFDLTAACSGFVFGLITAAQFIYSGVYQKVLVIGGDMLSRWVNWSDRTTCVLFGDGAGAVVCQRTTKNNHLLGFAMYSDGKQNQSLNLAYNFQAKFLKNGMVVNQGNYQFLTMKGKEIYRFAIEKVPEVIENALSKAELTVDDIDWLILHQANQRIINAVAKKLKIPSEKVISNVSKYGNTSAASIPLALDEAVRSGKIKSGNIVASSGFGAGLTWGAVIFRWSIEV, from the coding sequence ATGGCTATTACTGGCTGTGGTTCAGCTACGCCAAAACAAATAATGACAAATAACGATATAAGCCATTTAGTAGATACGTCTGATGAATGGATTTATACTAGAACAGGCATTAAAGAAAGGCGTTTAGCAACAAACAACTTATCTTTAAGTGATCTCTCAGCTGAAGCTGCAGTTAAAGGAATTGCTATGGCAGGACTTTCTCCTTCTGATATTGACTTAATTATCTTAGCAACCTCTACAGCTGATGATTTGTTTGGCAGTGCATCTAAGATTCAAAATATTTTGAAAGCTGAGAATGCAGTAGCTTTTGATTTAACAGCCGCTTGTTCAGGTTTTGTCTTTGGATTAATTACAGCTGCTCAATTTATCTATTCAGGAGTTTACCAAAAGGTTCTGGTAATTGGTGGTGATATGCTTTCTCGTTGGGTAAACTGGTCTGATCGTACTACTTGTGTATTATTTGGAGATGGAGCTGGAGCAGTGGTTTGTCAACGAACTACTAAAAATAACCACCTGCTGGGCTTTGCTATGTATAGTGATGGAAAACAAAATCAGTCCCTTAATTTAGCATATAACTTTCAAGCTAAATTTCTTAAAAATGGGATGGTTGTTAATCAAGGAAACTATCAATTTCTTACGATGAAAGGAAAAGAGATTTATCGTTTTGCTATTGAGAAAGTTCCAGAAGTTATTGAGAATGCTCTTTCTAAAGCAGAATTGACAGTTGACGATATTGACTGGCTTATTTTGCATCAGGCAAATCAGAGGATTATAAATGCAGTTGCTAAAAAACTTAAAATTCCATCAGAAAAGGTAATTTCGAATGTGAGTAAGTATGGTAATACTTCAGCTGCATCTATTCCTCTAGCTCTAGATGAAGCCGTAAGATCTGGAAAAATAAAATCAGGTAATATTGTTGCTAGCTCAGGTTTCGGTGCTGGCTTAACTTGGGGAGCAGTTATTTTTAGATGGAGTATTGAAGTTTAA